In Humulus lupulus chromosome 7, drHumLupu1.1, whole genome shotgun sequence, the following are encoded in one genomic region:
- the LOC133788747 gene encoding uncharacterized protein LOC133788747 isoform X1: protein MSGELCAFENPRKWRFTWEAQSHIPTLRLFLFDLHSKPSVQCRNLQVHANLSQSLVMVTWLDDEEVSLRVPIPRVLIDDESPVSFRAFDDHIEVKLVLLLPVGHAIVSGFGSILNFSGDEENQNSDASSPLSVDSDIRSLSSSEGVHFYCRNCEFKLTRSPLRSFSEMPSVNWREVADNWFGACCCSFGGISEKLVNSFANSYSCTKGACLVNFATIVVCIDDIVGCNFFDLGGDELHGVESDLTGDIGFGKFTLTSVSNPVCDEESRVKNIKDEEYGASVVCQDIDEESNLERLSHLCLESDLAGNEELEQGCCTHHVSEKLLDNEKVILRTEILGDQKSFLNGFLGNIFMIRSSNLSKEVEWVEFFCPQCSTLLGAYPCTKGSAPVDSGVRLFKCYISTSLPAGGSNDFFRKYTLERMFASQLLDCAKDELSFRTVARDLKTRVPMLKVVLTNSNSWSCTGYCSATQSCMESAPKLNLEPIIKVLFSECSKYTESEIRTMEDQIRKDLAGEVFMPRCQIENIVESLVSAKNALPHCCSSLQGLSLSSMHI from the exons ATGTCCGGCGAGCTTTGCGCatttgaaaatcccagaaaaTGGCGGTTCACATGGGAAGCTCAGTCTCACATCCCAACTCTAAGGCTATTCCTCTTCGATCTTCACAGTAAACCCTCTGTTCAATGCCGGAATCTCCAGGTCCACGCCAATCTTTCCCAGTCACTGGTTATGGTCACTTGGCTTGATGATGAAGAAGTCTCACTTAGGGTTCCTATTCCTAGGGTTTTGATCGATGATGAGTCTCCGGTGAGTTTTAGGGCCTTCGATGACCACATAGAGGTCAAGCTCGTTCTTCTTCTCCCTGTGGGTCATGCTATTGTTTCCGGCTTCGGCTCGATACTGAACTTTTCTGGCGATGAAGAGAATCAGAACTCGGATGCTTCGAGCCCTCTTTCTGTTGATTCGG ATATAAGGAGTCTATCATCTAGTGAAGGAGTTCATTTTTACTGCCGAAATTGTGAATTTAAATTAACAAGAAGTCCTCTAAG AAGTTTTTCGGAAATGCCATCGGTTAACTGGCGTGAGGTGGCTGACAACTGGTTTGGAGCTTGCTGCTGTTCATTTGGAGGCATAAGTGAGAAGTTGGTTAATAGTTTTGCGAATTCGTACTCATGCACAAAGGGTGCGTGCCTAGTGAACTTTGCTACCATTGTTGTTTGTATCGATGATATTGTTGGGTGTAATTTCTTTGACCTTGGCGGGGACGAACTTCATGGAGTTGAATCAGATTTAACTGGTGACATTGGATTTGGTAAATTTACTCTGACCTCAGTCAGTAATCCTGTTTGTGATGAGGAATCTAGGGTTAAAAATATTAAGGATGAAGAGTATGGTGCGAGTGTTGTATGCCAAGATATTGATGAAGAAAGTAACCTTGAACGATTATCTCATTTGTGTTTAGAATCAGATTTGGCTGGAAATGAGGAACTAGAACAGGGATGTTGCACACATCATGTATCTGAAAAATTGTTGGATAATGAGAAAGTTATTCTAAGAACGGAGATATTGGGAGATCAGAAATCGTTTCTTAATGGGTTCCTTGGAAACatttttatgattagatcatCTAATCTCTCGAAAGAGGTTGAGTGGGTCGAGTTCTTTTGCCCTCAATGTTCGACTCTTCTTGGAGCTTATCCTTGTACTAAGGGTTCTGCGCCTGTAGATAGTGGGGTTCGGCTTTTTAAGTGCTATATATCTACCAGCTTGCCAGCTGGAGGGTCCAATGATTTCTTCAG GAAGTACACTTTGGAAAGAATGTTTGCATCTCAGCTACTTGATTGTGCAAAGGATGAATTGTCATTCCGAACTGTGGCTAGAGATCTGAAAACCCGAGTTCCTATGTTGAAAGTTGTTCTTACAAATTCAAATTCATGGTCCTGTACTGGATATTGTTCGGCCACACAGAGTTGCATGGAATCAGCACCGAAGCTTAATCTAGAACCTATCATCAAGGTGCTGTTTTCAGAATGCAGCAAATATACAGAATCTGAAATAAG GACAATGGAAGATCAGATAAGAAAAGATTTAGCTGGTGAAGTTTTCATGCCAAGATGCCAAATAGAAAATATTGTTGAATCTCTGGTGTCAGCAAAGAATGCGCTTCCGCATTGTTGTTCTTCCTTGCAGGGTTTGTCATTATCATCTATGCATATATAA
- the LOC133788747 gene encoding uncharacterized protein LOC133788747 isoform X2, producing MSGELCAFENPRKWRFTWEAQSHIPTLRLFLFDLHSKPSVQCRNLQVHANLSQSLVMVTWLDDEEVSLRVPIPRVLIDDESPVSFRAFDDHIEVKLVLLLPVGHAIVSGFGSILNFSGDEENQNSDASSPLSVDSDIRSLSSSEGVHFYCRNCEFKLTRSPLSFSEMPSVNWREVADNWFGACCCSFGGISEKLVNSFANSYSCTKGACLVNFATIVVCIDDIVGCNFFDLGGDELHGVESDLTGDIGFGKFTLTSVSNPVCDEESRVKNIKDEEYGASVVCQDIDEESNLERLSHLCLESDLAGNEELEQGCCTHHVSEKLLDNEKVILRTEILGDQKSFLNGFLGNIFMIRSSNLSKEVEWVEFFCPQCSTLLGAYPCTKGSAPVDSGVRLFKCYISTSLPAGGSNDFFRKYTLERMFASQLLDCAKDELSFRTVARDLKTRVPMLKVVLTNSNSWSCTGYCSATQSCMESAPKLNLEPIIKVLFSECSKYTESEIRTMEDQIRKDLAGEVFMPRCQIENIVESLVSAKNALPHCCSSLQGLSLSSMHI from the exons ATGTCCGGCGAGCTTTGCGCatttgaaaatcccagaaaaTGGCGGTTCACATGGGAAGCTCAGTCTCACATCCCAACTCTAAGGCTATTCCTCTTCGATCTTCACAGTAAACCCTCTGTTCAATGCCGGAATCTCCAGGTCCACGCCAATCTTTCCCAGTCACTGGTTATGGTCACTTGGCTTGATGATGAAGAAGTCTCACTTAGGGTTCCTATTCCTAGGGTTTTGATCGATGATGAGTCTCCGGTGAGTTTTAGGGCCTTCGATGACCACATAGAGGTCAAGCTCGTTCTTCTTCTCCCTGTGGGTCATGCTATTGTTTCCGGCTTCGGCTCGATACTGAACTTTTCTGGCGATGAAGAGAATCAGAACTCGGATGCTTCGAGCCCTCTTTCTGTTGATTCGG ATATAAGGAGTCTATCATCTAGTGAAGGAGTTCATTTTTACTGCCGAAATTGTGAATTTAAATTAACAAGAAGTCCTCTAAG TTTTTCGGAAATGCCATCGGTTAACTGGCGTGAGGTGGCTGACAACTGGTTTGGAGCTTGCTGCTGTTCATTTGGAGGCATAAGTGAGAAGTTGGTTAATAGTTTTGCGAATTCGTACTCATGCACAAAGGGTGCGTGCCTAGTGAACTTTGCTACCATTGTTGTTTGTATCGATGATATTGTTGGGTGTAATTTCTTTGACCTTGGCGGGGACGAACTTCATGGAGTTGAATCAGATTTAACTGGTGACATTGGATTTGGTAAATTTACTCTGACCTCAGTCAGTAATCCTGTTTGTGATGAGGAATCTAGGGTTAAAAATATTAAGGATGAAGAGTATGGTGCGAGTGTTGTATGCCAAGATATTGATGAAGAAAGTAACCTTGAACGATTATCTCATTTGTGTTTAGAATCAGATTTGGCTGGAAATGAGGAACTAGAACAGGGATGTTGCACACATCATGTATCTGAAAAATTGTTGGATAATGAGAAAGTTATTCTAAGAACGGAGATATTGGGAGATCAGAAATCGTTTCTTAATGGGTTCCTTGGAAACatttttatgattagatcatCTAATCTCTCGAAAGAGGTTGAGTGGGTCGAGTTCTTTTGCCCTCAATGTTCGACTCTTCTTGGAGCTTATCCTTGTACTAAGGGTTCTGCGCCTGTAGATAGTGGGGTTCGGCTTTTTAAGTGCTATATATCTACCAGCTTGCCAGCTGGAGGGTCCAATGATTTCTTCAG GAAGTACACTTTGGAAAGAATGTTTGCATCTCAGCTACTTGATTGTGCAAAGGATGAATTGTCATTCCGAACTGTGGCTAGAGATCTGAAAACCCGAGTTCCTATGTTGAAAGTTGTTCTTACAAATTCAAATTCATGGTCCTGTACTGGATATTGTTCGGCCACACAGAGTTGCATGGAATCAGCACCGAAGCTTAATCTAGAACCTATCATCAAGGTGCTGTTTTCAGAATGCAGCAAATATACAGAATCTGAAATAAG GACAATGGAAGATCAGATAAGAAAAGATTTAGCTGGTGAAGTTTTCATGCCAAGATGCCAAATAGAAAATATTGTTGAATCTCTGGTGTCAGCAAAGAATGCGCTTCCGCATTGTTGTTCTTCCTTGCAGGGTTTGTCATTATCATCTATGCATATATAA